One segment of Stomatobaculum sp. F0698 DNA contains the following:
- a CDS encoding ABC transporter substrate-binding protein → MRKRNPGIQILSAAALATALLFAGCGQKADHKENTESSEAAAEETVPERPAYSYQSEESQSDGFRHFKDASGREVAVKADISRVAVLSTDAQSYLYMIAPEKLVSVWHNAKQEEYIDAAYRGLTAIGNVKASEQKDTLLSFAPEVIIYMSDGNEKETGTGAMAERLQTEFGVPVVEIDSSFAGQGNAFRMLGDLLGKRERGEELGSYMDSVYRKVATVAAAGKDKTKLLCFRGAAGNQVLPKSAKASEIVNLLADNLAEISGTEAQQRSGLMILEADEVKELNPAVIITDTESFLQQINSDSSWQELAAVKNTQVYKTPTRPRAWLFTPAQYPIGALWLAKTLYPEAANYDLEQEVKQYYQTCYAKRLSTEEYEALYRAKQHEH, encoded by the coding sequence ATGCGAAAAAGAAACCCCGGTATTCAGATTTTGTCGGCGGCGGCGCTTGCGACTGCGCTGCTCTTTGCCGGTTGCGGACAGAAGGCGGATCATAAGGAGAACACCGAGAGCAGCGAAGCGGCGGCCGAGGAGACTGTGCCTGAGCGTCCTGCTTACAGTTACCAGTCGGAGGAGAGTCAGAGTGACGGCTTCCGCCACTTTAAGGATGCTTCGGGGAGAGAGGTCGCGGTCAAAGCGGACATCTCGCGCGTTGCGGTGCTCTCGACCGATGCCCAGTCCTACCTCTATATGATTGCGCCGGAGAAGCTCGTGTCGGTCTGGCACAATGCGAAACAGGAGGAGTATATCGACGCGGCGTATCGTGGCCTCACGGCGATCGGCAATGTCAAGGCGAGCGAACAGAAAGACACGCTGCTTTCCTTTGCACCGGAAGTCATTATCTATATGTCGGACGGAAACGAGAAGGAAACCGGAACCGGCGCGATGGCGGAACGGCTTCAGACGGAGTTCGGCGTTCCGGTGGTTGAAATCGATTCGAGTTTTGCCGGCCAGGGCAATGCCTTTCGTATGCTCGGAGATCTCCTTGGCAAGCGGGAGCGAGGCGAGGAACTCGGAAGCTATATGGACAGTGTCTATCGGAAGGTTGCGACGGTTGCGGCGGCTGGCAAGGACAAGACCAAGTTGCTCTGTTTCCGCGGTGCGGCGGGGAACCAAGTGCTCCCGAAGAGCGCAAAGGCGAGTGAAATTGTGAATTTGCTCGCCGATAACCTCGCGGAGATTTCCGGCACCGAGGCGCAGCAGCGAAGCGGTCTCATGATACTGGAGGCAGATGAGGTGAAGGAACTCAATCCCGCGGTGATTATCACCGATACCGAGAGTTTCCTTCAGCAAATCAACAGTGACAGCAGTTGGCAGGAGCTTGCGGCCGTTAAAAACACACAGGTCTACAAGACGCCGACCAGACCGCGGGCTTGGCTGTTTACTCCGGCACAGTACCCGATCGGTGCTCTCTGGCTTGCGAAGACGCTCTATCCGGAGGCTGCGAATTACGATCTGGAACAGGAGGTCAAGCAGTACTATCAAACTTGCTATGCGAAGCGTTTGAGCACGGAAGAGTACGAGGCGCTCTATCGCGCGAAACAACACGAGCACTGA
- a CDS encoding CAP domain-containing protein, whose product MKKIVGVLAALSLALAMPWTAAAAEWKMSNGRWWYSLDGGRYPVNGWMWIDGDRDGIAECYYFDGAGYLLQNTLTPDHCRVNGNGAWVDVNGRVYTRRVAVTNPADTSPAFQIEAERQAVLRLVNEERTKRGLVPLTSEPVLESIADRRAQEIVQLFSHNRPNGQSYDSLYRERGVTGYGYWGENIAMGQSNANAVVTAWMNSEGHRENILKPEYRKIGIGVYYLNDTPYWVQNFGGY is encoded by the coding sequence ATGAAGAAGATTGTAGGTGTGCTTGCGGCACTCTCCCTTGCGCTTGCGATGCCTTGGACAGCAGCGGCAGCCGAATGGAAGATGAGTAACGGCAGATGGTGGTACAGCTTGGACGGCGGCCGATATCCGGTGAACGGGTGGATGTGGATCGACGGCGACCGGGACGGCATTGCCGAGTGCTATTATTTTGACGGCGCAGGCTATCTACTGCAAAATACCCTGACCCCGGATCACTGCCGCGTGAACGGAAACGGTGCTTGGGTCGATGTTAACGGCAGAGTCTATACGCGCAGAGTTGCGGTCACAAATCCCGCCGACACAAGTCCGGCATTTCAGATAGAAGCGGAGCGGCAAGCTGTGTTGCGGCTTGTCAATGAAGAGAGAACCAAGCGGGGACTGGTTCCGCTCACCTCAGAGCCTGTGCTGGAGAGCATTGCGGATCGGCGCGCGCAGGAAATCGTGCAGCTCTTCTCACACAATCGACCGAACGGACAGAGTTATGACAGTCTCTATAGAGAGCGCGGTGTGACAGGCTACGGCTACTGGGGCGAGAATATTGCGATGGGACAATCGAATGCGAATGCGGTTGTCACGGCTTGGATGAACAGTGAAGGACATCGCGAAAATATTTTAAAACCCGAGTACAGAAAAATCGGGATCGGTGTGTATTACCTGAATGACACGCCGTATTGGGTGCAAAACTTCGGCGGTTATTAA